A stretch of Ipomoea triloba cultivar NCNSP0323 chromosome 13, ASM357664v1 DNA encodes these proteins:
- the LOC116001814 gene encoding probable receptor-like protein kinase At5g20050 — MEDRKAHTIAISLVAILIIVVVVARLILNLTPTFYFLCGADIAAILAVVAVAVIRLRFRSRRQQLEQQMDAEGRELRIEYSFLRKVAGVPTKFRYQELENATDGFRALVGKGSSGSVFMGVLSDGIPVAVKRIEGEERGEREFRSEVAAIASVQHVNLVRLLGYCSGLPSGPRFLVYDYISNGSLDNWIFTKRNPQLQGRKSGCLSWELRFRAAIDVARALSYLHHNCRSRILHLDIKPENILLDADHRAMVSDFGLAKIMGRDESRVVTTIRGTRGYLAPEWLLENGISEKCDVYSYGMVALEMIGGRRNVSVVKDPTSKKKFQFFPQMVSEKLREGKIMEIVDQRVVELGMIEERQVEKLASVALWCIQERAALRPSMTAVVEMLQGRDAVEPPPESSMFIVDLLSNDEDSVDPRRPRLGALHVAQVDSDNNSPSIAFSCGISVLSGR, encoded by the exons ATGGAGGACAGAAAAGCTCACACAATTGCTATTTCTCTAGTAGCAATTCTGATCATTGTCGTCGTCGTCGCTCGCCTGATTCTCAACCTCACCCCCACTTTCTACTTCTTATGTGGGGCCGACATCGCGGCCATTCTCGCCGTCGTGGCGGTGGCGGTGATTCGCCTGCGGTTCAGGAGCCGGCGGCAGCAGCTGGAGCAACAGATGGACGCCGAGGGACGGGAGCTCCGGATCGAGTATAGTTTTCTGAGGAAAGTGGCCGGAGTTCCGACCAAGTTCCGGTACCAGGAGCTGGAGAACGCGACGGATGGGTTCCGGGCACTGGTCGGAAAAGGGTCGTCCGGGTCGGTGTTCATGGGGGTTCTCTCCGATGGTATCCCCGTGGCCGTGAAGCGGATCGAGGGAGAAGAGCGCGGCGAGCGGGAGTTCCGGTCGGAGGTCGCCGCCATCGCCAGCGTGCAACACGTCAATCTCGTACGCCTCCTTGGTTACTGCTCCGGTCTCCCCTCCGGTCCcag ATTTTTAGTTTACGACTACATCTCCAACGGATCATTGGACAACTGGATCTTCACTAAACGAAACCCCCAATTGCAAGGCCGGAAAAGCGGGTGCTTGTCTTGGGAACTCAGGTTTCGAGCCGCCATAGATGTGGCCCGAGCTCTCTCCTACCTCCACCACAACTGCCGATCTCGAATTCTCCACCTCGACATTAAGCCGGAGAACATCCTCCTGGACGCCGACCACCGCGCAATGGTCTCCGATTTCGGCCTAGCCAAGATAATGGGGAGAGACGAGAGCCGCGTGGTGACCACGATCCGGGGCACCCGGGGATACCTAGCGCCGGAATGGCTCCTCGAGAACGGAATCTCCGAGAAATGCGACGTCTACAGCTACGGAATGGTGGCGCTGGAGATGATCGGGGGGAGAAGGAACGTGAGCGTCGTCAAGGACCCGACCTCGAAGAAGAAATTCCAGTTTTTCCCCCAAATGGTTAGCGAGAAATTGAGGGAAGGGAAAATCATGGAAATTGTGGACCAGAGGGTTGTGGAATTGGGAATGATTGAGGAGAGGCAAGTGGAGAAACTGGCGAGTGTGGCGTTGTGGTGCATACAGGAACGGGCGGCGCTTCGGCCGAGCATGACGGCGGTGGTGGAGATGCTGCAAGGCCGCGACGCGGTGGAGCCGCCGCCGGAGAGTTCAATGTTTATTGTTGATCTGTTATCCAATGATGAAGATAGTGTGGACCCCAGGAGGCCTAGATTGGGAGCATTGCATGTAGCTCAAGTGGACTCTGATAATAACTCTCCTTCAATTGCTTTTTCTTGTGGTATATCTGTACTCTCTGGCAGATAG